The Paenibacillus sp. MBLB1832 genome has a window encoding:
- the rhaI gene encoding L-rhamnose isomerase, producing MSDKAYALFEEQQALRGIDLSAVKAKLKALRVETPSWGYGDSGTRFKVYKQTGVPRNPFEKFEDAAQVHKLTGVCPSVAVHIPWDKVDDYAKLKQHATDLGVSIGAVNPNLFQEDDYIFGSVTNSNAAIRRKATDHLLECVDIAKTVGSDVLSLWFADGSNYPGQVDIRARKAWMYEALKEMYNAMTPNMRMLIEYKFYEPAFYHTDLADWGMAFNLANKLGPQAEVLVDTGHHPQGTNIEHIVTYLLDENKLGGFHFNSRKYGDDDLIVGSVNPYELFLIFYQIIDAANDKNSLIRKAADNIAYMIDQSHNIERKIPAMLRSVLNVQTQYAKALLINLEEVKAAQENQDVLGAEDAVRSAFEFDVTPLLQAVREEMGVPVDPMKAYLASGYDEKINARGKGGASW from the coding sequence ATGAGCGATAAAGCCTACGCATTATTTGAAGAACAGCAAGCCCTGAGAGGGATCGATCTATCAGCTGTTAAAGCGAAATTAAAAGCTCTTAGAGTTGAGACGCCTTCATGGGGATACGGAGACTCAGGAACACGCTTCAAAGTGTACAAACAAACAGGCGTCCCGCGTAATCCTTTTGAGAAATTCGAAGATGCGGCGCAAGTTCATAAGCTGACGGGTGTATGCCCGTCGGTTGCGGTCCACATTCCATGGGACAAAGTCGATGACTATGCGAAGCTGAAGCAGCATGCGACTGACTTGGGCGTTTCTATTGGTGCGGTGAACCCGAACCTGTTCCAAGAGGATGATTACATTTTCGGAAGTGTAACGAACTCCAATGCGGCCATTCGTCGTAAAGCGACGGATCACTTGCTGGAGTGTGTGGACATCGCCAAAACAGTTGGCTCGGATGTATTGAGCCTGTGGTTCGCAGACGGTTCCAACTATCCAGGTCAAGTCGATATCCGAGCGCGTAAAGCGTGGATGTACGAGGCGCTCAAAGAAATGTATAACGCAATGACGCCAAATATGCGCATGCTCATCGAGTATAAGTTCTATGAGCCAGCGTTCTATCACACGGATTTAGCTGACTGGGGCATGGCGTTCAATTTGGCCAACAAATTGGGCCCGCAAGCTGAAGTGCTTGTAGACACAGGTCATCACCCGCAAGGAACGAACATCGAGCACATCGTAACGTATTTGTTGGATGAGAATAAACTAGGCGGCTTCCATTTCAACTCCCGTAAATATGGGGATGATGATTTGATCGTTGGATCTGTGAATCCTTATGAATTGTTCCTGATTTTCTATCAAATCATTGATGCAGCGAATGATAAGAATTCATTGATTCGTAAAGCAGCTGACAATATTGCTTATATGATTGACCAAAGTCATAACATCGAGCGTAAAATTCCAGCGATGCTGCGTTCCGTTCTTAACGTTCAAACACAATACGCGAAAGCACTGCTAATCAACCTGGAAGAAGTGAAAGCTGCGCAAGAGAATCAAGATGTGCTTGGCGCTGAAGATGCTGTACGCTCAGCATTTGAGTTTGATGTAACGCCGCTTCTTCAAGCCGTTCGTGAAGAAATGGGCGTGCCGGTTGATCCGATGAAAGCGTACTTGGCTAGCGGCTATGACGAGAAAATCAATGCGCGCGGCAAGGGCGGTGCGAGCTGGTGA
- the uxaC gene encoding glucuronate isomerase has protein sequence MKPFLDENFLLTNETAVHLFHEYAKELPIIDYHCHLSPKEIYENKQFANITEAWLYGDHYKWRMMRANGVDESKVTGGASDYDRFVAWASTLPMAIGNPLYHWSHMELQTYFGVHDIINEQNAPAIWEKVNAKLAEGNSRARDLITNSKVTVICTTDDPVDSLEYHIKIKEIADFTTQVLPSYRPDKALEINRATFLPWIAALEKAVGTPIRTYDDLLAGLESRAVFFDSVGCKVSDHALDYVPYAVATKEEVDAIFAAGLAGQPVSLEDEKKYKAYTLLFLGGIYKKLDWAMQYHINASRNNNGQAFAKLGPDTGFDSIGDSPVAAALTGLLSSLAVADSLPRTILYSLNARDNEILASLMGSFQGDGIPGKIQLGAAWWFNDTRDGMVSQMKSLGNFGLLGRFVGMLTDSRSFLSYTRHDYFRRILCNLIGEWVEAGEFPNDEQLLKQLVQCISYNNAKQYFGF, from the coding sequence ATGAAACCGTTTTTAGATGAGAATTTCTTATTAACGAATGAAACTGCTGTTCATTTATTTCATGAATATGCGAAAGAATTGCCGATTATTGACTATCACTGCCATCTAAGTCCGAAGGAAATCTATGAGAATAAGCAGTTCGCCAACATTACAGAAGCTTGGTTGTACGGGGACCACTACAAATGGCGGATGATGCGTGCGAATGGTGTTGACGAATCCAAAGTTACGGGCGGAGCAAGCGACTATGACCGCTTTGTAGCTTGGGCTTCAACACTTCCAATGGCGATCGGCAATCCGCTCTACCATTGGTCACATATGGAGTTGCAAACGTATTTTGGCGTTCACGACATCATCAATGAACAGAATGCGCCTGCGATTTGGGAAAAAGTAAATGCGAAGCTGGCGGAAGGGAATTCGCGTGCCAGAGACCTGATTACGAATTCGAAGGTTACCGTGATCTGTACAACGGATGATCCTGTGGATTCCTTGGAATACCACATCAAGATCAAAGAGATTGCTGATTTCACGACGCAAGTGTTGCCTTCTTACCGCCCAGATAAGGCGTTAGAAATCAATCGCGCGACGTTCCTGCCGTGGATTGCTGCATTAGAAAAAGCAGTAGGTACACCGATCCGCACCTATGATGACTTGCTAGCAGGACTCGAGAGCCGCGCGGTGTTCTTCGATTCCGTTGGCTGTAAAGTGTCTGACCACGCATTGGACTACGTGCCATATGCAGTAGCGACCAAAGAGGAAGTTGACGCGATTTTCGCGGCTGGACTTGCTGGTCAGCCTGTTAGCCTGGAAGACGAGAAGAAGTACAAAGCGTACACGCTGCTCTTCCTTGGCGGCATTTATAAGAAGCTGGATTGGGCAATGCAGTACCATATCAATGCGTCCCGGAACAACAATGGACAAGCGTTCGCGAAGCTCGGCCCTGATACAGGTTTTGACTCCATCGGAGACAGCCCTGTTGCCGCTGCTTTGACAGGTTTATTGTCGTCATTAGCTGTGGCGGATTCGCTGCCTAGAACGATTCTGTATTCCTTGAATGCGCGCGACAATGAAATCCTTGCATCCTTGATGGGCAGCTTCCAAGGCGACGGCATTCCAGGCAAAATCCAGTTGGGCGCAGCATGGTGGTTCAACGATACGCGCGACGGCATGGTTTCCCAAATGAAGTCATTGGGTAACTTTGGTTTGCTAGGTCGTTTCGTTGGCATGCTGACGGATTCCCGCAGCTTCTTGTCCTACACGCGTCACGACTACTTCCGCCGCATTCTGTGTAACTTGATCGGCGAATGGGTTGAAGCGGGCGAGTTCCCGAACGACGAGCAGCTGCTCAAGCAGCTGGTTCAATGCATTTCCTATAACAATGCGAAGCAATACTTCGGTTTTTAA
- a CDS encoding Gfo/Idh/MocA family oxidoreductase encodes MKAKTRYALVGTGGRAEFFYGAMVKDFQETSELVAICDSNQTRMNFTNNLLAGKYEYHAVPTYKADQFEEMIRVEKPDYVIVTTVDRTHHTYIIKAMELGCDVISEKPMTVDEEKCQEILDAIKRTGRQLRVTFNYRYAPHNTKVRELIMDGTIGDVHSVHFEWLLNTEHGADYFRRWHRDKRNGGGLLVHKSTHHFDLVNFWLGTQPDTVFAMGDLMFYGKANAEKRGETKFYQRATGNAYAKEDPFALHLDTNEHLKGLYLDAEHEDGYQRDQSVFGDGISIEDTMGVMVRYKNKAIMTYSLNAYLPWEGFNVHINGSKGRIEMRVVEKSYVNSGGDKADEGALKHKSIKVFPMFAAPYEVEIEEGVGGHGGGDPVLLKDIFDKPSDDRFNRAASHVDGAMSILTGIAGNISLRTGQPVAVDKLVKF; translated from the coding sequence ATGAAAGCCAAAACACGTTATGCACTTGTAGGAACCGGGGGACGGGCTGAATTTTTCTACGGCGCCATGGTCAAAGATTTTCAAGAGACGTCAGAGCTTGTGGCGATTTGCGATAGTAATCAAACACGGATGAACTTTACGAATAACTTGCTTGCTGGAAAATATGAATATCATGCTGTTCCAACCTATAAAGCGGACCAATTCGAGGAAATGATTCGTGTGGAGAAGCCGGATTATGTCATCGTGACAACGGTCGACCGCACGCATCATACGTACATTATTAAGGCGATGGAGCTAGGTTGTGACGTTATTTCCGAGAAGCCGATGACGGTGGATGAGGAGAAATGCCAGGAAATTCTCGATGCGATCAAACGGACAGGGCGCCAGCTGCGTGTGACGTTTAACTATCGGTATGCCCCGCATAACACCAAAGTGCGCGAGCTCATTATGGATGGTACGATCGGCGATGTGCATTCCGTTCATTTTGAATGGCTGCTGAATACGGAGCACGGTGCGGATTATTTCCGCAGATGGCACCGTGATAAGCGCAATGGCGGCGGTTTGCTCGTTCACAAGTCGACTCACCATTTCGATCTTGTCAATTTCTGGTTAGGGACGCAGCCTGATACGGTTTTTGCCATGGGAGACCTAATGTTCTACGGGAAAGCGAACGCGGAGAAGCGCGGTGAAACGAAGTTTTACCAACGGGCAACAGGCAATGCCTATGCGAAGGAAGATCCGTTCGCGTTGCATTTGGATACGAATGAGCATCTCAAAGGTCTTTACTTGGATGCGGAGCATGAAGATGGGTATCAGCGCGATCAGAGCGTATTTGGTGATGGAATTAGTATCGAGGATACAATGGGCGTGATGGTCCGTTATAAAAATAAAGCGATTATGACCTACTCGTTGAACGCATATTTGCCTTGGGAAGGCTTCAACGTGCATATCAATGGCTCTAAAGGCCGCATCGAAATGCGTGTTGTTGAGAAATCCTATGTGAACTCAGGCGGAGATAAGGCGGATGAGGGTGCGTTGAAGCATAAATCGATCAAAGTTTTCCCGATGTTCGCAGCGCCGTATGAGGTAGAAATTGAAGAAGGCGTTGGCGGTCACGGAGGCGGAGATCCTGTGTTGTTGAAAGATATTTTCGATAAACCGTCGGATGATCGTTTCAATCGCGCAGCTTCGCATGTCGATGGCGCTATGTCTATTCTGACGGGCATTGCGGGCAATATCTCGCTTCGTACAGGCCAGCCTGTTGCGGTGGATAAACTAGTGAAGTTCTAA
- a CDS encoding DUF1273 domain-containing protein: MKRILITGYKASELGIFSMKHPGIAIIKKAIQKRLTPLLEEGLEWVVVSGQWGVELWAAEAVLELREKLYPDLKLAVITPFLEQEEKWSDDKKSSYASVIQRANYVNSVTKTKYEGPWQFKERDKFVLRNSDGILLVYDEETEGSPKFMKLQADQLVARHAYTVITINALDLQNVSEDEHGDYAGELNEDKYEDSGIHTDKWHFDDDI, translated from the coding sequence TTGAAGCGCATATTAATAACAGGCTATAAGGCTTCGGAGTTGGGCATTTTTTCGATGAAGCATCCAGGTATTGCGATTATCAAAAAAGCGATTCAAAAGCGGCTCACGCCTTTGCTGGAAGAGGGTCTCGAATGGGTAGTTGTCAGCGGGCAATGGGGTGTGGAGCTATGGGCGGCAGAAGCTGTTCTGGAGCTGAGAGAAAAGTTATATCCTGATCTGAAGCTTGCGGTCATAACGCCTTTCCTCGAACAGGAAGAGAAATGGAGCGACGATAAAAAGAGCAGCTATGCCAGTGTCATACAGCGTGCGAACTATGTGAACAGTGTGACGAAGACGAAATATGAGGGCCCATGGCAATTTAAAGAACGCGATAAATTTGTGCTGCGGAACTCGGATGGCATCTTGCTTGTCTATGATGAAGAGACGGAAGGTTCTCCGAAATTCATGAAACTGCAAGCTGATCAGTTAGTGGCCCGGCATGCATATACTGTGATCACGATTAACGCGTTGGACCTGCAGAATGTCTCAGAGGACGAGCATGGCGACTACGCGGGAGAGCTAAACGAAGATAAATACGAAGATTCGGGCATACATACAGATAAATGGCATTTTGATGATGATATATAA
- a CDS encoding bifunctional aldolase/short-chain dehydrogenase codes for MVANLWEASKANALSKGVEEIVYRSNLLGTDRAVCNWGGGNTSYKTIEKDFRGRDVEVMWVKGSGSDLGTMKAKNFTGLRMEDIRPLIERDEMSDEEMVAYLANCMIDSKHPRASIETLLHAFLPFKNVDHTHPDAIISLCCAHNGRELAKEIYGDRFVWVPYVRPGFTLSKMIADGVRNNPKAELVLMEKHGLVTWGETSEESYLKTIAIINEAASFIEARVNESNLYGGSKYETLSVEARNELLAQVLPIVRGAVSNEKKMILTTDSADDVLQFVNSRDAATLSQVGAACPDHLVHTKMKPLYIDWNPNNGDAASLTAALVAGIEAYKEEYRAYFDRNKNEGDVINEAAPRVILIPGIGMINTGKSWAMAQVSGALYHRAISVMRGATALGTFVSLSENESFNVEYWPLELYKLTLAPAEAEFSRQIAFITGGAGGIGSVTARQFLKDGAHVVLADLNLEGAQKLATELNEQYGENRAIAVRMDVTKEEEVDAAFRESILGYGGIDIIVNNAGLATSSPFDETSLKEWNLNMNVLSTGYFLVAREAFKIMKKQSIGGSMVFVGSKNSVFAGKNASAYSTAKAAEIHLARCIAAEGGEYGIRVNSVLPDAILQGSAIWNSNWRNERAAAYGIEPDQLEEHYRKRTTLLVNIFPKDVAEAIVYFSSSKAAKTTGCMLTVDGGVPAAFTR; via the coding sequence ATGGTTGCGAATTTATGGGAAGCGTCAAAAGCGAATGCACTATCAAAAGGTGTAGAAGAAATTGTGTATCGTTCTAACTTGCTCGGAACGGATCGCGCTGTTTGTAACTGGGGCGGCGGCAACACGTCTTACAAAACGATCGAGAAAGATTTCCGCGGTCGCGATGTGGAAGTGATGTGGGTGAAAGGCAGCGGATCTGACCTTGGCACAATGAAAGCAAAGAATTTCACAGGCCTGCGCATGGAAGATATTCGTCCATTGATCGAGCGTGACGAAATGTCTGACGAAGAAATGGTTGCTTATCTGGCGAATTGCATGATCGACAGCAAACATCCGCGTGCTTCCATTGAGACACTTTTACATGCCTTTTTACCTTTCAAAAATGTGGATCACACGCATCCTGATGCAATTATTTCCCTCTGCTGCGCACACAACGGACGTGAGCTGGCGAAAGAAATTTATGGCGACCGTTTCGTATGGGTACCTTATGTGCGTCCTGGCTTTACACTTTCCAAAATGATTGCAGATGGCGTTCGTAACAATCCGAAGGCCGAGCTTGTTCTTATGGAGAAACACGGTCTTGTTACATGGGGCGAAACGTCCGAAGAGAGCTATCTCAAAACCATTGCTATCATTAATGAAGCAGCAAGCTTCATCGAGGCTCGCGTGAACGAATCGAACTTGTATGGCGGTTCCAAATATGAAACACTTAGCGTGGAAGCACGCAACGAGCTTCTAGCTCAAGTTTTGCCAATCGTACGCGGTGCGGTAAGCAACGAGAAGAAAATGATTTTGACAACAGATAGCGCGGATGATGTGCTTCAATTCGTGAACAGCCGTGATGCAGCAACGCTTTCCCAAGTTGGAGCAGCTTGCCCAGATCACCTTGTTCATACGAAAATGAAGCCTCTATATATCGACTGGAATCCGAACAATGGTGACGCAGCTTCCTTAACAGCAGCATTAGTTGCTGGCATCGAAGCGTATAAAGAAGAGTACAGGGCCTATTTTGACCGTAACAAAAATGAAGGCGACGTGATCAATGAAGCAGCTCCGCGTGTTATTCTGATTCCTGGTATCGGGATGATCAACACAGGCAAAAGCTGGGCCATGGCGCAAGTAAGCGGAGCGCTCTACCATCGTGCGATTTCCGTTATGAGAGGCGCTACAGCGCTCGGCACGTTCGTATCCCTTAGCGAAAATGAATCTTTTAATGTTGAGTACTGGCCTCTTGAACTTTATAAATTAACACTTGCTCCTGCAGAAGCTGAATTCTCCCGTCAAATTGCATTCATTACTGGCGGTGCTGGCGGAATCGGAAGCGTAACAGCTCGCCAATTCCTCAAAGACGGCGCGCACGTTGTGCTGGCTGACTTGAATTTGGAAGGCGCACAGAAGCTTGCAACTGAACTGAATGAGCAATATGGCGAAAACAGAGCAATTGCAGTTCGCATGGACGTAACAAAGGAAGAAGAAGTAGACGCAGCGTTCCGGGAGTCCATTCTTGGCTACGGCGGTATCGACATCATCGTGAATAACGCGGGTCTTGCGACGTCGAGTCCTTTCGATGAGACATCCTTGAAAGAATGGAACCTTAACATGAACGTGCTTAGCACGGGGTACTTCCTTGTTGCAAGAGAAGCGTTTAAAATTATGAAAAAGCAAAGCATTGGCGGCAGCATGGTATTCGTAGGCTCCAAGAACTCCGTGTTCGCAGGTAAAAATGCGTCTGCTTACTCCACAGCTAAAGCGGCTGAGATTCACTTGGCACGTTGTATTGCTGCAGAAGGCGGCGAGTATGGCATTCGCGTGAACTCCGTATTGCCAGATGCGATTCTGCAAGGTTCCGCGATTTGGAACTCCAACTGGCGCAATGAGCGCGCAGCTGCTTACGGCATTGAACCGGACCAATTGGAAGAGCACTATCGTAAGAGAACAACGTTGCTCGTGAACATTTTCCCGAAAGACGTTGCAGAAGCAATTGTATACTTCTCATCATCCAAAGCAGCCAAAACGACTGGCTGTATGTTAACTGTTGATGGCGGCGTACCTGCTGCTTTCACACGCTAA
- the rhaB gene encoding rhamnulokinase, which yields MVSSSSTVLAFDLGASSGRAIVGRLDSEAGRITIEEIHRFSNDPVRVGNHLHWDILRLLHELKQGILQTKHRGYTAIESLAIDSWAVDFGLLAANGELLGNPYHYRDHHTDGVMAKVISEVGREKLYAATGLQFLQFNSIFQLYALKDNNPELLDRAATFLMIPDLLRYFLTGEKHSEYTNATTTQLYNATSLTWDTQLIEQLGLPASIFLPPVASGSRVGALSPSVCEELDVPSIPVIAVGEHDTASAVVAVPALDDDFAFLSCGTWSLLGSETDNPVLTEQALDWNFTNEGGVYGTNRLLKNIMGLWLIQECKRTWEKEGKTASFAELAKQAESVKPFQFFIDPDDDMFLNPAHMPKQIQHYCRVTGQVVPETDGEIVRCILESLAMKYRFILERTEQLTGKSYRGLHIVGGGIQNELLCQFTSNATGREVWAGPVEGSALGNLVVQWIALGYIANLREARKLIRNSFPVKTYHPTGGAGWQAAYDRFCTAASL from the coding sequence CTGGTGAGTTCATCATCGACCGTTCTGGCATTTGATTTGGGGGCAAGCAGCGGCAGAGCGATCGTCGGACGACTTGATTCCGAAGCGGGCCGTATCACGATCGAGGAAATTCACCGCTTTTCGAATGATCCAGTGCGGGTGGGCAACCACCTTCATTGGGACATTTTGCGGTTGCTTCATGAGCTGAAGCAAGGCATTTTACAAACGAAACATCGGGGCTACACAGCAATTGAGAGCTTGGCCATTGATTCATGGGCAGTCGACTTCGGATTACTGGCTGCCAATGGCGAGCTGTTGGGGAACCCATATCATTATCGGGATCATCATACGGATGGCGTCATGGCTAAAGTGATCAGCGAAGTAGGTCGTGAAAAGCTGTATGCCGCAACAGGGCTGCAGTTTTTGCAATTCAATTCAATTTTTCAGTTGTATGCGTTAAAAGACAACAATCCCGAGCTGCTTGATCGCGCCGCAACATTTCTTATGATTCCAGATTTACTGCGCTATTTCTTAACGGGAGAGAAGCACAGTGAGTATACCAATGCGACAACGACACAGTTGTACAATGCAACCAGCTTAACGTGGGATACACAGTTGATCGAGCAGCTGGGCCTCCCAGCTTCGATCTTCCTGCCGCCCGTTGCATCAGGGTCGCGTGTGGGTGCACTGAGTCCATCTGTTTGCGAGGAATTGGATGTCCCATCCATTCCAGTCATCGCCGTTGGCGAGCACGATACAGCGTCAGCTGTCGTTGCGGTTCCTGCATTGGACGATGATTTTGCCTTCCTGAGCTGTGGTACATGGTCATTGCTTGGTTCCGAAACCGATAATCCTGTTCTCACCGAGCAAGCGTTAGACTGGAATTTCACGAATGAAGGCGGCGTTTACGGCACCAACCGCTTATTGAAGAACATTATGGGCTTATGGCTCATTCAAGAATGCAAGCGCACATGGGAAAAAGAAGGGAAAACGGCCAGCTTCGCAGAGCTTGCGAAGCAAGCGGAATCTGTGAAACCGTTCCAATTCTTCATCGATCCGGATGATGATATGTTCTTGAATCCAGCGCATATGCCGAAGCAGATTCAGCACTATTGCCGTGTCACAGGTCAGGTTGTTCCTGAAACGGACGGAGAAATTGTACGTTGTATCCTAGAGAGTTTAGCGATGAAATATCGCTTTATTCTGGAGCGAACGGAGCAGCTTACGGGCAAGTCGTACCGCGGCCTGCACATCGTCGGAGGCGGCATCCAGAACGAGCTCCTGTGTCAATTCACTTCCAATGCTACAGGACGTGAGGTATGGGCAGGTCCTGTTGAGGGTAGTGCGCTAGGAAACCTTGTAGTACAATGGATAGCACTAGGGTATATCGCGAATTTGCGCGAAGCCAGGAAGCTGATTCGGAATTCGTTCCCAGTCAAGACGTATCATCCAACGGGTGGCGCGGGCTGGCAGGCGGCGTATGACAGGTTCTGCACAGCGGCCTCCCTATAG
- a CDS encoding AraC family transcriptional regulator gives MFYQIERIRREYKFSMPVNHFHDTYEIYYLLNGKRYYFIQDRSYFMQEGDLVFIDKNKLHKTLDANALPHERILVSFDDSWVHTMGKDTHEIALAPFRQKQHIFTLLGANRTLIENLLFSMLREQSQALPGWELNSKALLTQLLVACTRLMEQMNPVDEHEHPQAHNPKIFEIASYINEHFHERLNLASISDKFHISPSYFCRSFKETTGFSFVEYLNNIRIREAQRLLRETKLKVIHIAEQAGFDSVAHFGRVFKQVTSQTPLECRKLTHLGLSSFSDTP, from the coding sequence ATGTTTTACCAAATTGAACGGATTCGCAGGGAGTATAAATTCTCCATGCCAGTCAACCATTTTCATGACACGTATGAAATTTACTATTTACTTAATGGAAAACGTTACTATTTCATCCAGGATCGTTCCTATTTCATGCAAGAAGGCGATCTCGTTTTTATTGATAAAAATAAACTGCACAAAACGCTGGACGCGAACGCGCTGCCGCATGAACGAATTCTCGTTAGTTTCGACGACAGCTGGGTCCACACAATGGGTAAAGATACCCATGAGATTGCACTCGCTCCATTCAGACAGAAGCAGCATATTTTCACATTGTTGGGTGCGAATCGGACACTCATCGAGAACTTGCTCTTCAGCATGCTGCGCGAGCAGTCGCAGGCACTGCCTGGGTGGGAGCTCAACAGCAAAGCGCTGCTCACACAATTGCTCGTTGCCTGCACACGGCTGATGGAGCAGATGAATCCCGTGGACGAGCATGAGCATCCGCAGGCGCATAATCCCAAAATTTTCGAAATCGCGTCCTACATCAACGAGCATTTCCATGAGCGTCTGAATTTAGCGTCCATCTCAGACAAATTTCATATAAGTCCTAGTTACTTCTGCCGCTCTTTCAAGGAAACAACTGGCTTCTCCTTTGTTGAATACTTGAACAATATTCGAATCCGTGAAGCGCAGCGGCTGCTTCGGGAAACGAAGCTGAAGGTCATTCATATTGCTGAGCAAGCGGGCTTCGATAGCGTTGCTCATTTCGGCCGCGTATTCAAACAAGTTACGTCGCAAACTCCGCTGGAATGCCGGAAGCTGACGCATCTGGGCTTGTCATCATTTTCCGATACTCCGTAG
- a CDS encoding dienelactone hydrolase family protein produces the protein MWHPDASMEALYQLYEEKRARQRKDWAELTQEQMRMELARSLEVPLTGDELRPVLLERVELEDHVRERIEFGTLMGMRVPAYVLLPKGKAGKSAAVLALHGHGYGSRQIVGLNADGTEHVRPYDLHGNYALELVRQGFVVMVPEVLGFGDRRLEADRQNGQVGNNSCQTLASHFMLYGISLAGVRVQEARLALDYLAGREDVDASRIGCFGFSGGGLLATYSSALDARIKATVLCAFANTFKGSIMAVRHCIDNYVPGVLGFAELPDLIGLLAPRPLFIASGKQDPIFPIATAEEAVSQVRRIYEEAGEGDQVGVHLYDGVHEVNGSQAYPWLVEVLRNKKDD, from the coding sequence ATGTGGCATCCAGATGCTAGTATGGAGGCGCTCTATCAGTTGTATGAAGAGAAACGGGCGCGACAGCGTAAGGATTGGGCAGAACTGACCCAGGAGCAGATGAGGATGGAGCTTGCCCGGTCGTTAGAGGTTCCGCTGACGGGTGACGAATTGCGCCCCGTCCTTCTGGAACGGGTGGAGCTCGAAGACCACGTTCGCGAACGCATTGAATTCGGTACGCTGATGGGGATGCGCGTTCCCGCCTATGTCCTTCTGCCGAAGGGAAAGGCAGGGAAGTCTGCTGCTGTACTAGCTCTGCATGGGCATGGCTATGGCAGCAGACAGATTGTCGGTTTGAACGCAGACGGTACAGAGCATGTGAGGCCGTATGATCTCCATGGGAACTATGCACTGGAGCTGGTGCGACAAGGATTTGTTGTTATGGTGCCTGAAGTTCTGGGCTTCGGTGATCGAAGATTGGAAGCGGATCGGCAAAATGGTCAGGTTGGAAACAACTCTTGCCAGACCCTGGCATCCCATTTCATGCTGTATGGTATTTCCTTGGCAGGTGTTCGAGTCCAAGAAGCTCGACTTGCGTTGGATTATCTAGCGGGTCGTGAAGATGTAGATGCAAGCCGTATCGGCTGCTTCGGCTTTTCGGGAGGCGGACTGCTTGCGACATACTCGTCGGCACTTGACGCGCGGATAAAGGCGACGGTCTTGTGCGCTTTTGCCAATACGTTCAAAGGCAGCATTATGGCGGTTCGTCATTGCATCGATAATTATGTACCAGGTGTGCTCGGCTTTGCAGAGCTGCCTGACTTGATCGGATTGCTGGCTCCTCGTCCTCTGTTTATCGCATCGGGCAAACAAGATCCGATCTTCCCGATCGCAACGGCAGAGGAAGCTGTTTCGCAGGTGCGGCGCATCTATGAGGAGGCAGGCGAAGGGGACCAAGTGGGCGTTCATCTCTATGATGGCGTACATGAGGTGAATGGGAGTCAGGCGTATCCGTGGCTGGTTGAGGTATTGAGAAATAAGAAAGACGACTGA
- a CDS encoding DeoR/GlpR family DNA-binding transcription regulator, translated as MLVAERWQRIVQLVNEKGSMRVTELSELCQVTEETIRRDLDRLESEGKLMRSHGGAVSVKEAQTEVPFLERETAHADFKNSIAKQAVSHIGEGDRIILDASTTAWYMAKMIPDMAITIITNSMKVALEVSAKEKIQVISTGGLLSPKSLSYVGPLSERSLDMYHAHKLFLSCKGVHVQRGISESNELQALIKRKMISIADETYLLADHSKFGTQALTQVAGWSDIQYVITDRLTSKEALNRISDKGVQVRQLE; from the coding sequence ATGCTTGTAGCGGAGAGATGGCAGAGAATCGTTCAATTAGTAAATGAAAAAGGAAGCATGCGCGTCACTGAGCTAAGCGAGCTGTGCCAAGTGACCGAAGAAACGATTCGTCGTGACTTGGATCGGTTGGAAAGTGAAGGCAAGCTAATGCGCAGTCATGGCGGCGCTGTCAGTGTGAAGGAAGCGCAGACGGAAGTGCCCTTCCTGGAGCGGGAAACAGCGCATGCAGATTTTAAGAACAGCATTGCGAAGCAAGCTGTTTCACATATTGGGGAAGGGGATCGCATCATTCTTGACGCGAGCACCACGGCTTGGTATATGGCGAAAATGATTCCCGATATGGCCATTACCATTATCACGAATTCGATGAAGGTTGCCTTGGAGGTAAGTGCCAAGGAGAAGATACAGGTCATCTCGACAGGCGGTTTGCTTTCGCCGAAGTCACTATCCTATGTAGGACCTTTATCCGAGCGATCGCTCGATATGTATCACGCGCATAAGCTGTTCCTTTCTTGCAAAGGGGTCCATGTCCAGCGAGGCATTAGTGAATCGAATGAGCTGCAAGCGCTCATTAAGCGCAAAATGATCTCCATCGCAGACGAAACCTATCTGCTTGCCGATCATAGCAAATTCGGTACGCAAGCGTTGACGCAAGTAGCTGGGTGGTCAGACATTCAGTATGTCATCACGGATCGCCTGACGAGCAAAGAGGCGCTTAATCGGATCAGTGATAAGGGCGTACAAGTACGCCAACTAGAATAA